agcAGGCTATGAATGCAATCCTCAGTCATTTAACTGAAGACATGCTTTGTGTCTGGCAGACATATCTGAAGATATTTTGGCTCTTGATATTGAAATTGAGCTGGCACTATTAAAGACAGCATAAATTCAAAACTAAGGCAGTCACTGAAATCAACTAATTGATATAGCTAATGCAATGGTAACACTCCATGTTATtctctcaatattgaattctacagttCCACATGTGTTGGCAGGACCTCACACCCCAATCCTTAGAgtcatggctttttttttagtAAGGCTCATCAAAAAGTGACCAGAAGTGGATTTTTCATTCCCCAGTCCAGTTGTTGAGGGCAAATTTAGCATCTCTGGCTGAGATCAAATTATTCATTAATAATGGGAACTGTATCTTTCCTGGTCTGTAAAATTAAATTCTCCACAATGGCACCACACATTCCTCCACAGTACCATTTGGCTTAGCTCTATGTTTGGGCTTAAGTAAGTTTAGCAGAAGTCACAATGTGTGGTGGCAGACACTTTCTTGAGTACTGATAGGGAGATATTCATTTAGATCTTATTCTACGTGCACAGACTGTTTATCATCCCCACGTGGTTTCCTTACAAATGTCACAATGACCACGTCCTTCAGTAACTTCCATGCTCTCATTAAGGATTCTAGTGCTAGTCTAATAGCTCATCTACACCTCATTACTCAAGTGCTTCCACAAGGGTCTATGTTTAGAGTTCTGCAGGAAGTTCATTTGCAGTCTGCAGCATTTACCCTTATCCAATATCTGCTGTGGAAGTTGAATAACTGACAAAGAATACAAGTTAGTGACTGTAGGAAATTGCTTTCAGCTCTAGTTCCAGATAGAAATTGTTTAGTTTTAGTACTTTTGTGTGCATAACATTCTTCCTGCAATTAAACAGAAAACTAAAAATGATGCTTGGAATTATTCTTTCTAAATCAGTGCAATGCAAGGCTAGGGTTCCTGCTACTGTGAGGGTAAAGCCCACAAATAACTTCAGCCTATATATCTGTGAATATATCTACAAATTTCTCTGTGGTCTGAACTTTTCAATAAAGAGGACCATCCTAGGATAAATAAATTGATATTACCCAATAACCTTAAGCCCTGAGCAACTTTGAAACAGTTCATTGCTGGGAAAGAGTAATGAGAGAAGAGGTAGAATGGCCAGTGTGTATCCAAGAGCAATACCAATCTCCACATTTGCCTGGCTGTTTTCCCTGCTGAACAGCAAGGCTGACCTATTTATGGAAGCAATGTTGTTAGTTTCTCAATCTCACAATCCTACATCATTTCACTTGGTGGCCAACTTGTACAATTCTGACCCCATCACTCCTCCCAGCTCCTCAGTACCAGATCTCCAATAAAAGTCATCCAATTTGGGGactgggagaggagggaaaatgTGATAATCCAGTTTAAGTGAGGATCTGGGGGCTACTTCTCAATGACCGATAAATAGAACTAACAAATTGTCAACAATCAAGAGGATGAAAAAACGAAATGGAGACAAAGTTACTATGATAGCATTTTTACTACTTAGAGTAGAAAAGACTCTAAACGTGACACATGAAAAGTTAATTTCTGAAAAGGCAATTTACATTCATGGAATATAAAATTCATAAATAATACAGAGAAATTTGCAAATAATGCTGTGAATTTAGCAACAAGTACATTCCCTCAGGAAAGCTTTGTTTCACCTTATCTTTTAATTGCTTTGTTTAAATCCCAACTCTACCTCCCCCTCCAAAACCATGCCCTTATCAAACAGCTagacacagacaaaaaaaagtgTACAAACACAACACAACCTGGCTTCTATACTTGTAAAAATGCTGACATCCTGGTTGATATACAGGATGTCAGCATCCTTACGTGAACCACCAAACCAGGTAAGctataagaaaattaaaaataactgatTTCACAAAGATACaggaaaatgttttgaaaaagagCTTTGaattccttttttcccctcaaaaGAGTTCTGTATGTTTCTTGCCTGGCCCTTAATCCAGACACAACACAGAATACTTTTCAAGCAATTAAAGATGTTCTCCATAAGGATGAAATGCCCACTCATACAGCCATATGCTGAGTCGAATATAGCTCATGTAACTAGTTgataaaatttaaacaaattataTATAGTTAGGTGCTTGTTTCCACCACAAAATTTTGGGTGATTTCTTTTCTGGAATATTTGTTGATCAGAATTTACATGATGTTTGTGTGAAAATATAAGGACCAGTTTGAAATTTTATAACCTGGCAATGTAAGGGAGGTCTGCAAGTCCAGGCAGGAATTATTGTAATTGTTGGACACAAACAGGCATTTGGCTTGTTTGTTTCCAATAATTACAACAATTTTTAAAACCTCATCATTTGTGCTGCTTGGCTTTGCAAATTGTGGTTGATTAGAAGTGTTCTGTAGCTATATGAATGATGCTCCCCATTATCTCAGGTTCAGAACATTCTTTCTGAGCATCGGTGCTCTGTAATCATGCAGTAGCTCCAGTAAACTTCAACCTGCAGTGAAATGCATTACAACTATAAGGCCTTCTGTTTATTTGCCTATATGTCACCTTGGTGTGTTCTTCCATATTACAGGTGCTCCACTAATGCAAGTTGCAGTTGAAAGGAGATAGTATAGAGTCAGCCGTGTGCTCTACTTTGGTGTTTACAGCAACTTCCTCATTATGGCCCCAGAAACTGGTGGGAACTTAGCAGAAGGTCAGCAAATCCTTTGGGATCCTTAGCCCTATTCCCCAGCCCCCACATATGTGTGCAGATGAGGAACAAATAGGCAATGTTGCTTCCCCTCGAGGAGAAGCAGTGTGCTTTCTGACATTCTCCAGTGTGATCCCACCCAGCAGTGAGAAGGATCATAGAGGAGAGGGAATTCTCCTCATTTAGTCAAGTTCCATTTTTATGACGTGCCTTTCAGAGATCTTACTGGTGCTTTGGGCATCACAATTCTGCAAATACATTCATTTTTAATGCAAGCTAAAACCCAGAAGCATTAAGTAGAAGGCTATTCAGCTTTTGCTTCTCTGTAAATATGCTTACACTTCTGCATTATGTGAGCCATTGATGAGAGACTAGATCTTCTGCAATTGTCTGTACGTAGAAGTGTAAAAAAGCCAATGCCAAGGTTCCTTCATCCATAAGGCAGTGCAAAACTGAAAAAATATTGCAGGCATTCTATTATCTGGGTAAAGAAGCTAGTTTCAGCTATACAAATGCAGCAGCAAGCCTGTCCAACATGGCTAGTCTCCATGGAGCTTTATAATATTGAGATCGGTTCTTTACTGTAATGTAAAAGAAGAAGAAAAGCACACTTATGAAGCTTTTCCAAAGTGGAATCAGTTCAACCATGAAAGATAAAGTTGCTTAAACCCACCAACCAAATAGGTTGCAGAGCTGCCTGTAAGCAATGTACTTTACAACAACCACAAATGTTCAGAATTTGAAGATCTTATTTAAGTATTAACAAAACTTATCCAAAATATCTTCACCTGGAACCTTATGGGGTAAGGCACCTTCTATTGTGCCACATTTATAAAAGGCAGTAACAGTTATGTATAGCTCAAAACACtccaatattaaaatatatttatatataagaAGCTCAGTAATATATCCGTTACTGTAAGGAGCAAATCTGAAGCAACATTAATTGGCATGGAGTCAAATGGCCCAAGCACTGGGCAATTTAAGAGTAATTCtgagaaaataagaaaatggctTAGATAGAAGTCTGTGTTTGATGTACTAATACTGGGAGCAGGCAGGCACTAAGTTGTGGCTGGTCACACAAAAAGGTTGCCTTTGCtggccagcattttttgtttacagAGGAATGTCCCTTTCAGGGGTCTGTGGCATTAATCTTGGTTTTGTCTGACATGGCTCCTCTGTACCAACTGCAGTAACCTCCTTTCTGTTCCATGCAGCCGTAGTGCTTAGCCTGATGTCCCATGTATCCCTGGTCAGACAACATATCGGTCCACAGGCATTCATTCTTTGCTGTCACAGAGCATGGCAAGTAATAACAGGGTTTGATCTGTGGAGATATGATTTAGAGAttggaaaaatgttaaatattttttacTTATGGAGAACACATTGCCTATTCTCTGGAAACTTGTGTGGAATAGTTGGAAGCATTACTTAGCCCACTATGGCATCAACATCAGAAGAAATAGTCAATAACATGAGGTGCTCCTAAGGGTTATGCACTATTTCTTACTGATCATGGTCCAGCTTCCATGTATTCCTTAATTCCCTCCAATCACCACCCACCGTGAGGAACTGTAGCTTTATTTTTCTCAGTAATAGATAGGAAGTACACATTGGTGGTGGTTAAAGAGCCCAAAGCACGAGTGCCTCATTCCAGAAAACGTACATACCTTGCAATTGCAGCCAAACTGGTAGCGATAATTAAGACCTTTACGTTGTGATAAGGTCAGTTTCTCCCATGGCTCGATAAAGTTACATACTCCTGTGTAGACTTTACCATCGTAAACTCTACCTGCATTATGGATGAACAAAAAACTATTATtccctaacattttctgtttttatgcaggACTGTGTTTCTATTACATTTACTAAAAAGGAACATGATAGAGTAGGCAGTACCTCTGCAAATGGTgagtccagctgactggggtggggaggagggagaaggtaggtgaggacagtgtaaaataTAACTGCCAAGATTCTGCTTTGCTTTTTTTCTGGTAAGTGCTCTTTTTCTTGTAAAGTGGGTGGATGGGATTTCCTCCTCCTTGGCATGCATTGCTGTTCCTAGGGTCAACCTAATTTTTTTGGTGGTTTCCTGGGAAGATCTTTGATTGAAGGGATCAGATTGGACATATACCCTTTTGCAAAATTCTAGTGACTTCAGTAACAGATGAAATTGGCAAAACCTGTGTTAATCCTGCAAATAGTTCTGGAATGTGACAATAAGTCAACTGCCCGAATTATAGCTTGTGGGGAGGACCTTTTCATTTCAAAAGGGCTATGCCTGTGCCGGCAGTGCTAAGTGCTAGCTTCCGCTATCTAATACTCCCATGACAGTAATGATGGAAAATATGATGCATTACAAGCGTGGAAGATCTGGCTAAACTGACCCCCACTCATCAGGGACAATTTCAGCATAAAAAGAAATCTAAGGCTAACAAATATGACCTTTACTGATCATTTACTCTCAACAACTGTCCCTTGCTATCTCCTAATCTTTTCCCTTTCTAGAGAGGGGCACTTCACTTGATGGCCTTATGAACGCTTTTATAATCTCTGTTTTAGTGGCAATCCCAGGTCATGTCTTCCTGGCTCCAAGCAAAAATATTCAGCTTAGTTTCCCTTCTTACTCAGCTCTGTAATGCTTAGCCTGCATTGGATGATCTTTGAACCCTGTGGTGAATAATTTCGTTGCTTGCAATTGGATAATCTTTGAACCCATAGAGAATAATTTACCTGTATCAATTTTGTTGATGCCCTTGTCCTAATAtaatcctgatgcagtgtttcaagcTGAACtgtcgacaattctttcccccccactgttgctgctcaacctgctgagttcctctagcagcttgcttTTTCAGTTCCTCACAACGTTTACAAGACTATCAATTCCTTTGATAGTCTTATAAACATTGTGAGCAACTGAAGAAGACACCTTTGATTCTTCCACAGGGAAACTTGTTAGTACATTCTGATTTTCAGAAGACTAATATTGTATTCAAGGATGCAAAACCAGATGATCTTACCAGCTTTATAAATAAATATCGACTGTGTTCACCAATGGCAAGGGCTCTAGTGGCTCAAGTTTCATTATATTGACTGTCTTTTTGGTCACCCTCTAACCTTTATTTATGTAGAAATAAGTTGAAGAGAACAAGATTAAATACCCTTTTCTCAATATTTAAATTATGAATATTGTAATTATCTTATTGGCACCTTTACAGTGGAGATGCACATCTCAGCCCAAAGACTATTTAGATACTGCTCAAAATGCCTATTGATGGTCATGTTCATTATGGTTTGAACATGGACCAATTGGTCTACAGTCAAGAGTGCAAGATTTTGGATGAGCAATGCATTACATTTACTTGTAATTTTGCCTTATGTGATTACGAACTTTGAAAGCTGAAAATTATCTAACGTGAAGAAGCATGACACTATTAATAAAACCAATAGTGCTTCTAAGCCTACAGTGTATACAGGTATTCTAAACTGATACTAAAGACCCTataagtggtagatgcaggttcagttgtaacatttaagagaagtttggataggtacatggatgggaggggtttggagggatatggtccagatgcaggtagatgggacttggcagaagatcaggtcggcatggactaggtgggctgaaggacctgtttctgtgctgttatacTCTATGACCCAACAAAAGGAGATAATTAATTGAATAGGAACTGGTAGGGGCCAATATGTGGTATATCCTTCTTTAAAATTGCCTCCATGAAAATCAATCACCATATTAAGTGACTCCACCACAATCTTTACCATGGAAAAAAGAGAAGTGATCACTAAATCCATGAAAATAAATCATCCATGCTTTGAATTCTTCTATACGATGTTAGGGTGCCTGAAAATCTGACAACTTGCCAAACTTCCTGATGAAGGAACTCCTAGATAGAGGTTTTCTTCCCAACATTCTAATGGGAGATACGCATCCTTAGATACAGCCTctgtgaggatttttttttactcaaaaaCAAGTATTGTTCTAATTTGTAGGAGAATTTGTAGAAAGTTCTCTGGAACTCAAGATGTACTGTGCTGCCTACCTGTGATTAGGTATTGGAATTTGTTCACCTGCAGGCGTACACCACACAGGCTCTCAGAGGCTTCTGTATAGATGTACTGAATGTGGTGCACTTTGTTGAAGCCACGATACATCTAAAGAAGAGAAAAAGTTTCCGTTGATACAGAGAAACAATTACCTTAAACAAAAAGCATGTAGATATCACATCAACAAGAATGGAGTTGCATAGTTTGGGATTATATTAATATCTCAGCAGTGACACTAATTAATTCAGCTGATAATTAGCTGTGAAGAGTTCTTGGCATTATGGGCAAAAGGCTGGAAACAGGTAAATCCCTGCCAGTCAATTCACTctctataaaaaaaaatctgaaatggaagAAATCAGCTGGAAGCAGAGCAAGAAGATGACACTGTGCATGGAGTGGCACAACACAGGCTCGAGTCCAATTCTGCACAGTGAGGTCCCATTAAGCTGGTGGCAGGAGAAAGTTCTGTTCAATAAAGTATAGGTATTGTTCTTCGTGCAGGCGATCCTTTGTGTTAGAAGGTCAATGGGCCACCTTCCCACTTGTAAGACTGCAATATAACATATTGGCTTCTTCATTGGCCATTTATTGGTTGAGCCAGAGTCCAGAAGCTAAAATTGTTTTGTACTTTTGCCTTTAATTCACATGGCAATGAGCTGTCAGTGAATGTAATAGCAAAAGTCCATCTGAAAGAGTCAGTTAAAGAAAAATATACTGAAATTATGAGCATTTATTTAACAAGGgctatttttaaacattaattgcaGAGAAAGAATCTTGAAGGACATAAGATTACAAGAAGAGTTTGCATTCAAAATCTCTTATGTCTTCATTGTCTTGGCAATAAGCCATTTTGTCAGAGTTGTAAAATGCAGAAATGCTCTATGGCAAGGCTAAAAATGTACATGTATATTTAAAACActatttgaaaagaaataaaagccaTTTGCATTATACTGGTTTACGTTGTGGCAGATAACATAATTCCAATTTTGTGGGCAGTCGGCACAGCCTTCTTTAATGTGAGTTGTTCAATGGAATTGTTGTTGGTAAAATTTACTGGGTAGAACTTACCAGTGCTGTAGTGAtgatttttaaaatccattttattTCAACAAGAAAAAGCAAGGCTTCACAATATGACTTTGCTAAATCCCATGAGATTACCTTTTTAGAAATGGTTTCAGGTTCTGTCAGACTACCCCTTGGGATTTTCACATTTTTGAAAGTGATCAAATTCAACTTCTCAAAGTgcagtttcttaaaaaaaaatctttattttttttctcctaaaTCCATTTTGTATGAAAGGATAATCCATGGAACAATTGAATTCCCACCCTTAAGCACATGGTAAAGTTCAGTGCACACCTGTCCATATGAAATGTTATGAacagatgggaggggagagggatagcTGATGCATTTATTCTCACTACAATATTGCTGTCATTCTGTCTGTCCCCATGTGTTATCTCCTGTCTGTTAAAGGATGGGGTCTTACAAACAGATGCCCTTGATCTGCTTCCAAGGGACAGTTGCCTCCTGTACTAGGTGAATTATACTGGGTAAAAGGGAACAATTCATTGTTCCTTGTTCTCCTGCAGCTGCTACAATGTGATCACTTATACATGTACAGTACATATCTAGAACAAAGAATGTCTCACTCCAGTTTGGTATTAAATAGCTCATGTTTGGCATCCACCTTCTTTAGATTCTGCTTATACCCTGTGCTTCGCTGAGGCTAATGTTGGAGCTCTCTTCCCAACGGCACTGTGGTGTACTGTCACAAGAGGAACTGCTGTGGTTTACCATCAACATTTCCTCGAGGGCAAAGTGGGAAGGATAATATACGCTAGCCTCATGAGCGACACTCtataagtgattaaaaaaaagcaggagaaTGCTTACATACATCTGTAAGTTAGGGGATAAACCTCCCAGTTATCAGGAGTCATTGATAGTGGTGTGAAGACGCACTGACTCAGTAATTGCTTCTGTAGCACTCTGTTTGTAGTCGAGTGATTCTGGTTAGGCCCAGAAACAATCGCAGCATTAAATCACTCATGGATCATGATCCTGATATTTTAAAGAACCAAAAGGCAATTCACATCAGCCCAAGAGGGACAGGGTGATGATGCAGCAGCAACCTGTAATGGACTCAATTTCATGATTTCATTCAGGTTAGATTTCCAATTATGGCCTTAGCACAACTTGAAGTAGGCACTGCAGGGAAAGGAAGGCAGGATTTCATGGTTAGCTTCTAGAAGCTGGGAGCCTGTTAACCGCTAATGATAATGGCCTTCTACTAATGAAAAATAATGTTTCTCTGGATAATCACAATGCAGTTTTGTATATTATAATGAATAATTTGAGTTTACTTGCCTTCTTACAGCACTGTCCTTCCATTTACTGCATCATTTGGTGTATGACACAACATGTTCTCAATCTGCTGTATGCATTGTAAGGCAGCGTATTCTGTGCAGTAGCCTATACATTTGGCGCATAATAGTCGAGGCTAGTCGATTACCAAAGACTTCCCCTCATGATGACAGAATGGAGAATGTAAGGTGAACCAACTGATGTTGGTATAATGACAGAGAAAATGAAAACCTTCTGTCACCCTTGCAAAAATAACTTAAGGGAACATGAACCTGCTTTCTTCAAGATGACTATACTTGTGGTGCAAATGGAACTTCTTGTGGCCTAGAAATTGAAGGTCACTGTTTAAAGGGATGGTGTGCAGCAGGCACTGAAGATTTTGTACTAGGACCACTGATGCAAAGTTCACTGGTGCACAAAGCCCAAAGTGTCACATTTTATTGAATAGGTCGCAACTTGGGAATCCTTGAAGTACGTGAGCAAGTCTAGGTCTGAGTCATACCAGAGTTAGTGAGAGTGGGTGGGTGGAGTTTATTGCTTGAGAGATGATAACAAATGCTTGTGGAGTGAACGATCTGTTGAGGAAGATCCAGCACGATGGGGAAAAATGTGTGTTACTTAAGAGGAAACAGGCATTGAACCTCATTGCATATGTCTGGCCATCTCTGTGCATTAGTTTGCACCTAGGATCTGGAAGGAAAAGCACAGAATTTGTACAACTTAGAGTGTTCTTGGCTTTACTTTACAGAATAATCTTTTGTGTAGTGCTGAAAAACAGGAGTGGTGTTATATAATTTAATTCCTAGGCTCTAGACTTTACTCAAGGTATCAACGTCAACCATTCTCGAGCCAGAAATACTTTGATGAAAAATAATTGGTTGCTGTTGATTTTCACATTGTTTTGTGCTGTTGATTTTCACTCAGAACTAGATTAAAACCTCCCCAAACTTGGGCCCCTTACAGCCGTAGCAAGAGAAAACTTTTTATCACATCAGCCTAACTCTGATTTGAATTCAGTTCCCAGAGTTGAAAAGCAGTATATCACTGCATCAGTACATGCAGTTTTCTTATGATGTTTAAACTCTCTGAGCCTGTCGTGTCTCACCTTCATTTGTTTGATGGTGTAGCGCATTGTCCCAAAAGGCCCATGGTTCAGTAGCTTCTTCCCAACCACTTTTGCCCGAATAACTGGAAGATAAAGCATACGTAAAGGTCATTCCATTTTAAAGTGCAAGTTTATCAGTTCACATAAGTGTTGGCTAAATTTGACAGCATAAAAATggcacacacacttcaagttgtTATTTAAACTACTGTTGCAGCTCCTTCCTGTTTGGTTATTTTGCTTACCACTGTTGAACTAACCAGGCAGCAGGATAAATATCAAATAGGGTTTCCGCTCCTATCATTTTTACACCTGCAGGCATGGGATGAGATGAGAACCGGATGAGATAATCCCAGTAGTTGAAAAGAATGTAAGCATCACAACAGGTCAGGCTTCAAGTATAGCCACTCAGGTGAGGCTGGAACCTGTGGAAATACTGTAAACCCTGGCAAAATGTTGAATTCTGGAGCAGAGAGAAAATGGGAGGAAATAGCATTGTAAATGTCACAACCTTCTCTGTGAAGTTGTTGAGGAAAGCAGGCACTTTGACAGTTTTTGTTAGCAAACGTAGAATGATTCTTTAAAGGGGAAGTAATGAAGATATAGAACTAGTTACTAATGTGAGTAAATGAAGGATGAAACAAGGCAATTTCAAAACTGATGAGGCACAAAAATCTGTTTCTAGACTGACATCAGTAAAATCTCCTTTTTGACGTCAGGAGAACTACCTGCAAAAAGAGAACATATTTTCTCACTGGAAAGGTTACAATGTACCCCTGTAGCATTTGTGGATGAGAGCACTTTAAATTGGTTTAGGCCTTTCCTTTGGGCTGTTCAAGATTGTTTTTCAATCCTCCATTCCTCCTCCCTCCTGCTTCCAAAAACGATGTGTACTGGCAGCTCTTGGTCTTCATTCcaaggaaatgcagcaaggttAGACACACACTGTGCTGAAGCTGGCTTTGAGCATTTGATTGTAAAGCTTTGTTTCAAGGAAAGTGTGTGACTTCTACAGGAGCTGCTGTGTATTTAGTCTATAGCCCACCATTCTAGCCCCTAAGCACAAGTGGACTTTTGTTCCATACCAGCCAAGCGGCAGCATGAGGGAGCTAGGTGCAGTGTACCAGATGGGGCAAGAATGTGGAAAAACACCAGTAGCAATTCACATTGTTTTGCATCTTGCTCCAAGGATTTGGCTTAGTTTTTAAAGAGCAGTTTCTGGTCAACCTAATTTTGAGTGTCTAAAGGGAACAAAAGTCTGATTGTGTAACAGACTTGACAAGGTCACTGCTTTGGAAATAGTTAGTACGGAAATCTGCTTTGGCATGGCCTCTCATTAGTAGTGTTGTGGTGCCTATTTATGATCATTTATATTACGGTGCCAGAATGGAATGTCACACATTCTCAAACTGCCCCCTTTTGCCCTTCTTCCCATTGCTGCTGGTGCCTTGGAATCTAACCATTGTATAAATAAAGCAAATTTTGCTCCACCAGAAACCTCAGAATTACAaaatttcagcttctgacaagGATCTTAGGTTTAGCAGGAAACAAAGCAGTTTTCTTTATTCTCCATGTGCAGCAGTTTGTCACCAGCTAAGACACTGATGTACGGGAGTGATTTTTAAGTGCCAGATAACTATCGCTTGCTTGATAAATGGGTAAACAGCAATAGAGAAGTAAAACTGCGACTCCCTTCAGCCACCCATTTGACACTCGAGGCCTGACTGAGGCAACATTCAGATATGCAACCTGCCAGGAAAAAATAGGTAGGAGGCAATGTAAATATTCAAAATCTAGTTAAAGGCTTAGAGATTTGACCCACTTGGAATCATATTCCCCAGACCTGGCCTGCCAGCTGGTTCAGCCTTGGAGCTGAACAATTTCCTTAGGCCTGACagctcagcagcagcagcagcagatcaTAGAGGGCAGGGTTCCACATTGATGGCAGCAACTGAATGTCATGTTTGCTCTGGGTGACACTGCATGTGTGTCAGGCAGTCAAAGATCCAAAAAGCTTCCATGATatgaggacatcccaaagtgctttacagtcagtGAAGTTCTTTTGATGCTCAGAAACGTAAGAACAGTATGTGCTTAATTGGCCCCAACAGATAGCTGGGTGATTTTGACcagaatatttcttttaaatcatCTTTAATGAAGTTTAAGTTTTGGCTAGGACCTCAGAATAATCTGTGATGTCTTTTGCATCCACCAAAGAGAAAAAGTTGACAGTGCAGaactcccttagtactgcactggaatttAGAATCTATGTTCATCCTGgatagtgtacaagtagatgaagCGTGGTCAGAGATGCACCAGTAAGACTAGTGCATCATCTAAGCTGATATAAACTTGATGGATTTCTGGAAAAAGATAATAATAACAAAGCCAGGATATCTCAGAGGAATATTGAATTTAGGACCCAACTGCCCTCCACATCACATATTCTGCTTTTCAGCCACTTCAACCAGGGTATACCAATTATTGCAATTGTGGTCTGTCACCAAAACATTTAATTATGTACTTCACAGGATATGGAaaacattaataatttttttattccaaaaagcTCATCTACTCTTCTCAAGGATAGTTCTTAGAATCTTTTTTAGGAAGCTTCATTATGCGAAGTTCCTCTCTCATACAAAAGTGTACTTTAAGCTCCCTGCTATGAATGACATGGGGAAACTGGCagtaaatctaaaaaaaacaaatgttcctGTCATTTGTAGAAAATGGAGAATAGTGTGTGGTTCCTATAGTAGTTGAAGAGACAAGTTGGGAACAAAAATGCTTTTTAGGTACCATGTAGTGTGGTGAATTTGAAATGTTTCATCTGAGAGACTGAAACTGATCTGAATGGCCCCTATGCTAAATTCAGTTCTTTCAAAGGCTAATAAGCTGTATAACCTCATACTGATCAGTGGTGTTGAACAAACTTTTAGGAACTGGTTTGAGACCTATTTACATCCTCTTCACTAATTAGCCAGGTTCCCTGTGGTTCACCTATTT
This is a stretch of genomic DNA from Pristis pectinata isolate sPriPec2 chromosome 15, sPriPec2.1.pri, whole genome shotgun sequence. It encodes these proteins:
- the LOC127578142 gene encoding metalloproteinase inhibitor 3-like isoform X2, with the protein product MAVSTTAALSLLLAVSSVQFSQLTEACSCMPTHPQHAFCNSEVVIRAKVVGKKLLNHGPFGTMRYTIKQMKMYRGFNKVHHIQYIYTEASESLCGVRLQVNKFQYLITGRVYDGKVYTGVCNFIEPWEKLTLSQRKGLNYRYQFGCNCKIKPCYYLPCSVTAKNECLWTDMLSDQGYMGHQAKHYGCMEQKGGYCSWYRGAMSDKTKINATDP
- the LOC127578142 gene encoding metalloproteinase inhibitor 3-like isoform X1; this translates as MAVSTTAALSLLLVASSVQFSQLTEACTCMPNHPQDAFCSSDIVIRAKVVGKKLLNHGPFGTMRYTIKQMKMYRGFNKVHHIQYIYTEASESLCGVRLQVNKFQYLITGRVYDGKVYTGVCNFIEPWEKLTLSQRKGLNYRYQFGCNCKIKPCYYLPCSVTAKNECLWTDMLSDQGYMGHQAKHYGCMEQKGGYCSWYRGAMSDKTKINATDP